The following DNA comes from Marichromatium purpuratum 984.
TGCCGATATCGCGATGGTCGAGATCGGCGGTACCGTGGGCGACATCGAGTCGCTGCCCTTCCTCGAGGCGATTCGTCAGATGCGCGTCGAAGAGGGACGCGAGAACGCGCTGTTCATGCATCTCACCCTGGTGCCCTACATCCGCACCGCCGGCGAGATCAAGACCAAGCCGACCCAGCACTCGGTCAAGGAACTGCGCTCGATCGGCATCCAGCCCGACATCCTGCTGTGTCGCGCCGAGCACCTGCTGCCCGAGGACGAGCGGCGCAAGATCGCGCTGTTCACCAACGTCGACGTGGCGGCGGTGATCTCGGCGGTGGACGCCGACAACATCTACCGCATCCCGCGTCTGCTCCACGCCCAGGAACTCGACACCCTGGTGGTGCGCCAGTTCCGGCTCGACGTGCCCGAGGCCGATCTCGGCGAGTGGGATCGGGTACTCGACGGCTTCGACAAGCCCGAGCACGCGGTGCGTATCGGCATGGTCGGCAAGTACATGGACCTGACCGAGGCCTACAAGTCGCTCTCCGAGTCGCTGGCCCACGCCGGGGTCCACACCTCGACCAAGGTCGAGGTGGTCTATGTCGACTCCGAGCGGGTCGAGCGCGAGGGCACCGAATGTCTCGAGGGGCTCGACGCCATCCTGGTGCCGGGCGGCTTCGGCGAGCGCGGCGTCGAGGGCAAGATCGCCACGGTGCGCTATGCCCGCGAGAACCGCGTGCCCTATCTCGGCATCTGTCTCGGCATGCAGGTGGCGGTGATCGAGTACGCTCGCGACCTGGTCGGTCTCGAGGATGCGCACAGCACCGAGTTCGATCCCAAGACCCCGCACCCGGTGATCGGCCTGATCACCGAGTGGCGCGACGACCAGGGGCGGGTCGAGACCCGCGACGCCGACGGCGATCTCGGCGGCACCATGCGTCTCGGCGGGCAGAACTGTCGGCTCGAGCCGGGCAGCCTGGCGCGCAGCGTCTACGGTGAGCCGCAGGTGCGCGAGCGTCATCGTCATCGCTACGAGTTCAACAACCGCTACCTCAACCAGATGAAGGACGCGGGGATGCGCTTCTCCGGCTGGTCGCTCGACAACCGGCTGGTCGAGATCGTCGAGATCCCCGACCACCCCTGGTTCATCGCCTGTCAGTTCCACCCCGAGTTCACCTCGACCCCGCGTGACGGCCACCCGCTGTTCCGTGGCTTCGTCGAGGCGGCGCTCAAGCAGCGCCAGCTCACCGGCGGGCGGGACGACTGATGCGCCTGGCGCACTTCGAGGTCGGAGCGGATCGGCCGCTGTTCCTCATCGCCGGCCCCTGCGTGATCGAGAGCGCGGGGCTGGCCGAGGAGACGGCCGGACGGCTCAAGGAGATCACCGACGCGCTCGGTATCCCCTTCGTCTACAAGTCTTCGTTCGACAAGGCCAACCGCTCCTCGCTCGGCAGCTTCCGTGGGCCGGGCATCGAACGGGGGTTGCAGATCCTCGAGGCGGTGCGCCAGCGTATCGGCGTGGCGGTGCTCACCGACGTGCATGAGGACACCCCGCTCGACGAGGTCGCGGCGGTGGTCGACGTGCTCCAGACCCCCGCCTTCCTCTGCCGTCAGACCAACTTCATCCGCGCCGTGGCCGCGCAGGGCAAGCCGGTCAATCTCAAGAAGGGGCAGTTCCTCGCCCCCTGGGACATGAAGCACGTGGTCGACAAGGCCCGTGACACCGGTAACCAGCAGATCATGGTCTGCGAGCGCGGCGTCTCCTTCGGCTACAACAACCTGGTCTCGGACATGCGGGCCCTGGCGGTGATGCGCGAGACCGGGTGTCCGGTGGTGTTCGATGCCACCCACTCGGTGCAGCTTCCCGGTGGTCAGGGCACGAGTTCCGGCGGTCAGCGCGAGTTCGTGCCGGTGCTGGCGCGCGCGGCGGTGGCCGCCGGCGTCTCCGGGCTGTTCATGGAGACCCACCCGGACCCCGATCAGGCGCTCAGCGACGGCCCCAATGCCTGGCCGCTGGAACGCATGCAGGCGTTGCTCGAGACCCTGGTCGAACTCGACGGCGTGGTCAAGCGTGCCGGTCTGATCGAGTGTGCCGAATCCCCGTCGAGCTGAGGGCAGGGCCGTGCGTGCGGCCCTTCCCCTTTGTGGCGCGACAGCCCAGAATTCACCATCGACCCCAATTTCTCAGGAGAATCGAAGCATGTCCGAGATCGTCGACGTCCGTGCCCGCGAGGTAATGGACTCCCGAGGCAATCCGACCGTCGAGGCCGATGTGATCACCGCCGACGGCGCCATCGGTCGCGCCATCGTGCCCTCGGGTGCTTCCACCGGCTCGCGCGAGGCCTTGGAGCTGCGCGACGGCGAGACCGATCGCTTCTGCGGCAAGGGCGTGTTGACCGCAGTGGCCAACATCCAGGGCGAGCTGCGCGAGGCGCTGATCGGCATGGACGTGCTCGATCAGCAGGCGCTCGATCGCCGCATGCTCGCGCTCGACGGTACCGACAACAAGGGCCGGCTCGGCGCCAATGCCCTGCTCGGTGTGTCGCTGGCCAATGCCCATGCCGCCGCGCAGGAGAAGGCGGTGGCGCTGTTCCGCTCGATCTCGAGCGGTCCCTACCGGCTGCCGGTGCCGATGATGAACATCATCAACGGCGGTGAGCACGCCGACAACAGCGTCGATTTCCAGGAGTTCATGATCATGCCGGTGGGTGCCACGAGCATCCGCGAGGCGGTGCGCTACGGCGCCGAGATCTTCCACGCGCTCAAGTCGGTGCTGCATGCCCGTGGTCTGGCCACCAGCGTCGGCGACGAGGGCGGCTTCGCCCCCGACCTGGCGTCCAACGAGGCGGCCATCGAGGTCATCCTCGAGGCGATCGAGAAGGCCGGCTACAAGGCCGGCGAGGACATCTTCCTGGCGCTCGACGTCGCCGCCTCCGAGTTCTACGAGGACGGCCAGTACCACCTCAAGGGCGAGGGCCGCACCCTCGATGCCGAGGGCATGGTCGACCTGCTCGAGTCCTGGGTCGATCGTTACCCGATCCTCAGCATCGAGGACGGTCTCGCCGAGGGCGACTGGGACGGCTGGAAGACGCTCACCGAGCGGCTCGGCGCGCGGGTGCAGATCGTCGGCGACGACCTCTTCGTCACCAACACCAAGATCCTGCGCGAGGGCATCGACAAGGGCATCGCCAACTCGATCCTGATCAAGGTCAACCAGATCGGCACCCTCACCGAGACCCTCGAGGCGATCGCCATGGCGCACGCCGCCGGTTATACCGCCGTGGTCTCGCACCGCTCCGGCGAGACCGAGGACACCACCATCGCCGACCTGGTGGTCGCCGCCGGCACCGGTCAGATCAAGACCGGCTCGCTGTCGCGCTCCGATCGCATCGCCAAGTACAACCAGCTGATGCGCATCGAGGACCAGCTCGGCGACGAGGCCGCTTACGCCGGTCGCGACGCCTTCAAATGGCTGTGAACGACGCCCCCGGTCGTCGCTGAGCCTGCCCCGGGCCGCCGTTCTCGAGCACCTCATCCATGCGCCTGCTGATCGCGTTGCTGGTGTTCGTGCTGTTGGCGCTCCACTACCGGCTGTGGGTCGGTGACGGGAGCCAGGCCGAACTCGCCGCGCTGCGCCAGGAGATCGCCGCG
Coding sequences within:
- a CDS encoding CTP synthase encodes the protein MTKYIFITGGVVSSLGKGISSASLGALLEARGLKVTMIKLDPYINVDPGTMSPFQHGEVYVTDDGAETDLDLGHYERFLRTRMGRNNNFTTGQIYESVLRKERRGEYLGRTVQVIPHITDEIKQSIRLGAEGADIAMVEIGGTVGDIESLPFLEAIRQMRVEEGRENALFMHLTLVPYIRTAGEIKTKPTQHSVKELRSIGIQPDILLCRAEHLLPEDERRKIALFTNVDVAAVISAVDADNIYRIPRLLHAQELDTLVVRQFRLDVPEADLGEWDRVLDGFDKPEHAVRIGMVGKYMDLTEAYKSLSESLAHAGVHTSTKVEVVYVDSERVEREGTECLEGLDAILVPGGFGERGVEGKIATVRYARENRVPYLGICLGMQVAVIEYARDLVGLEDAHSTEFDPKTPHPVIGLITEWRDDQGRVETRDADGDLGGTMRLGGQNCRLEPGSLARSVYGEPQVRERHRHRYEFNNRYLNQMKDAGMRFSGWSLDNRLVEIVEIPDHPWFIACQFHPEFTSTPRDGHPLFRGFVEAALKQRQLTGGRDD
- the kdsA gene encoding 3-deoxy-8-phosphooctulonate synthase, giving the protein MRLAHFEVGADRPLFLIAGPCVIESAGLAEETAGRLKEITDALGIPFVYKSSFDKANRSSLGSFRGPGIERGLQILEAVRQRIGVAVLTDVHEDTPLDEVAAVVDVLQTPAFLCRQTNFIRAVAAQGKPVNLKKGQFLAPWDMKHVVDKARDTGNQQIMVCERGVSFGYNNLVSDMRALAVMRETGCPVVFDATHSVQLPGGQGTSSGGQREFVPVLARAAVAAGVSGLFMETHPDPDQALSDGPNAWPLERMQALLETLVELDGVVKRAGLIECAESPSS
- the eno gene encoding phosphopyruvate hydratase is translated as MSEIVDVRAREVMDSRGNPTVEADVITADGAIGRAIVPSGASTGSREALELRDGETDRFCGKGVLTAVANIQGELREALIGMDVLDQQALDRRMLALDGTDNKGRLGANALLGVSLANAHAAAQEKAVALFRSISSGPYRLPVPMMNIINGGEHADNSVDFQEFMIMPVGATSIREAVRYGAEIFHALKSVLHARGLATSVGDEGGFAPDLASNEAAIEVILEAIEKAGYKAGEDIFLALDVAASEFYEDGQYHLKGEGRTLDAEGMVDLLESWVDRYPILSIEDGLAEGDWDGWKTLTERLGARVQIVGDDLFVTNTKILREGIDKGIANSILIKVNQIGTLTETLEAIAMAHAAGYTAVVSHRSGETEDTTIADLVVAAGTGQIKTGSLSRSDRIAKYNQLMRIEDQLGDEAAYAGRDAFKWL